A region of Ictidomys tridecemlineatus isolate mIctTri1 chromosome 4, mIctTri1.hap1, whole genome shotgun sequence DNA encodes the following proteins:
- the Fancf gene encoding Fanconi anemia group F protein: MEPLLQHLERFSEVLAVSRTTHVSTWDPATVRRALQWARYLRHVYQRFRSHDHIRTTLERRLHCLWKEGGLGVGPVPGLRNFEALGHCDILLSLRLLKNPALGDAACRYLLQQLFPGAGVRDADRELLQDSLASLARRGSAVHMLRFNICRENPNLQDDSLMKTQAELLLERLQEVGKTEAGGPSNLLCSLWERLPQNNFLKVIAVALLEPPMSPQPQGEELKLCSPRILGEGSQELLHWLLGKSEIMAAFCRNVPAGLLTLVAGRYPALSHAYLSVLADWSQRLHYDLQKGIWVGAESQDVSWEELYTRFQNLCQAPPPLKDEVLTALKSYKAQDGNFEVPGVSIWTDLLLALQSSA, from the coding sequence ATGGAACCGCTTCTGCAGCACCTGGAGCGCTTTTCTGAGGTTTTGGCGGTCTCCCGCACCACCCACGTTAGCACCTGGGACCCAGCGACTGTACGAAGGGCTCTACAGTGGGCTCGCTACCTGCGCCACGTCTACCAGCGTTTCCGCAGCCATGACCACATCCGCACAACTCTGGAAAGGCGGTTGCACTGCTTGTGGAAGGAAGGCGGCCTTGGGGTGGGTCCAGTCCCCGGACTGAGGAACTTTGAGGCCCTTGGGCACTGTGACATCCTGCTTTCTCTGCGCCTGCTGAAGAACCCGGCCCTGGGGGATGCAGCTTGTCGCTACCTGCTGCAGCAACTCTTTCCCGGCGCGGGCGTCCGGGATGCCGATAGGGAACTACTCCAAGACAGTCTGGCCAGCCTCGCTCGCCGCGGGTCTGCGGTCCACATGCTGCGCTTCAACATCTGCAGGGAGAACCCGAATCTTCAGGACGACTCACTGATGAAGACCCAGGCTGAGTTGCTGCTGGAGCGTCTGCAGGAGGTGGGCAAAACCGAAGCGGGAGGCCCCAGCAATTTGCTCTGCAGCCTGTGGGAGCGCCTGCCGCAGAACAACTTCCTGAAAGTGATAGCGGTGGCGCTGTTGGAGCCTCCCAtgtctccccagccccagggagaggAGTTAAAACTGTGTAGCCCTAGAATTCTTGGAGAGGGGAGTCAAGAGCTACTCCACTGGCTTCTGGGGAAGTCGGAAATCATGGCTGCCTTTTGTCGCAACGTCCCAGCGGGTCTTTTGACTTTGGTGGCAGGTCGCTACCCAGCACTTTCTCATGCCTATCTGAGTGTGCTAGCTGACTGGAGTCAACGTCTGCACTACGACCTTCAGAAAGGCATTTGGGTTGGAGCTGAGTCTCAAGATGTGTCCTGGGAGGAGTTGTACACTAGATTTCAAAACCTCTGCCAGGCACCCCCACCTCTGAAAGATGAGGTTCTAACTGCGCTCAAGTCTTACAAGGCGCAGGATGGAAATTTCGAAGTTCCTGGTGTTAGCATCTGGACAGACCTGTTGTTAGCTCTTCAGAGTAGTGCATAA